The segment ctgcagacaattcgagaagcaatccgtttcggtctcaaggaagtccttatcctaggagtgcccactcgttcgagaccacagtgaatcaaacgaggagcacgtgtgatctctgctccaaagagtatcatccaatccggttatgcccttacttccttcaaatgcccgctggcgctcgctccgactacattaagcaaaagcagctttgtttgaactgctttgcaagggccaccagatacgagcatgccaaagcgcccacaattgcataatttgtggagaccggcaccatacgcttctgcaccgtagcaatccagcaaactccagcgaggcgatttccacaacggcacaaaattcctcagcgtggcccgagcaacatctacgagtaccaagcgtacaaaatccaagttcgtccgaagcccagccaaacgttcagtcatatttcgcctccggtacgagtgctgtcctcctaggcacggccatcgttaatatttgccacctgggaaaaactttccacgcccgcgctctgatcgactctggctcagaggcaacgttcattacagaacgtcttgtggacatgatcaaattgacattccaacgtatccaggaccaggtctccggcctaaataatgccgtatccgctcagtcaaagaagctctgcagtttttccatccgttctccgactaagccgggcttacaactaaatgccacagcctacgttattccggaattggccgcgagatatcctgattggagcggatatccttccgtccattcagttaagtggctcactgaccgacatctgtggctctctcctcgggcaggagaccattttcggctgggtactcacaggtccagtgcctcaggtgatgaatcaaatctcatcgttctcgagtcaaatttccagacgacctatcacactggtagaagactcggggtctttttacgacagcaatttccttccagctccctccgcagaagttttcgaacggtctcctgaccgacggaaatatttccaaaatatgcactgtatgaaagctctacgcttcggtccgaattcaagcctgagctcgaaggtgaatccgtccttagatcaacatagcctcaccagactatgtaaccgggcggcaatttccaatgtcttaaatgtgcctctcacccgttccaagatcgttactaatgtgtcttcgacgcctttatttcaatttagttctccgcacccagatatggccccacgtccccgcgccaaccgcaccagggagaaccgacgtgctcgggaaattggctcctaccgttgccgaatctgccaaggagtccatccgctacggacctaccaccaatttcttctcctgagcccCGAAGAGAAACTCCGAGCTGTCCTTATCACCCAGAACtgcgggaactgcctggctcaccaacactccggcaaaaacaaccacaggctactccacgtacccacgtctcgtcgtccggcccgctcagcctcgcgagcatcgtcgccatctaaatcgaaccatgcaaaacgccgccctcgtcgtccagcccgctcagccgcgACTGTACCGTCGCCATCTACATCGGCTCACGGCGAACGACCCCCTCGTCTCCCCGCGAgccgccccgtcgtaggaacCACGGCGCCATCCACAGATTCCTCAAGAGCAACCCCCGTTTTGCGCATCCTCACGCCTACCCGACCGTGGAGCGACAATGAGTCGACGtccttgtcaagtccagagcgccttttttgggatgaatcgggtccggagcgtacgcccagccataggccaccccattatactttgcaatcctgcaaggggggggaggatgctcaggccagccgtaaacaatttccgcgcactgtgccaactccgtgcgccccggtcccaactcgctctcgcgcgctcggaggggcgctcggatccacaatccacgatccacacggcgctcacggcagaaaaagcaccataaggcatagagttaagcagttacgatttcacccccgcttcagacggccgatctaccgcgcgaccgtcaaaccaaatacacgcacataattatatatataccactaaacataacggttttcatttcttatgacggctacagcaattgcgttgcgggagagttgagcttcgatccgccccactacaaacaccTGGTATTCCACATTTGAAATTCTACTTTTCCACCATTTTGAGCGGCCGAAGAACGGAAAAGTgaccaaagaaaatatgagAAAACGTTGCAAAATTTGGGGATTTGAAAAATGGCGGGacaaataataaaattaaaaaaaccagtgaccttctgctgatttctgttcgcctggtatcccagatttgTAATTCCCGTTTTTGGGCATTTGAAAGTTGTtgtacaacaacaagaacaaatTTTGTACAACAATTGACAACAAcaacttttgttgttttctccGTTATTTGCGACGGCTTCCCGTACTCGGAATAGGTTCCTTGATCTAATgcagtccttatcaaggaccaaggattCAGGATATTTTTTCCAGACACATATATCTTGGTTTCCCCCTTCTTCGTGGCCCGATCGCGACGTACGCCAGCTTCTGCGATCAGATCTGTCCTTGATCATTCGCTAAGGACTACAACAAACGAACCATACAGATCTAGTTTTTCCGGCTATTTGTGGGCCGATTTAGGcgtgcgacggcttcctgtgGTCGAAAAACTGTCCCTGATTtgatggagtccttatcaaggacaTTTTCCCGAATCGAAAATATGTATTTTTCTCCGCTATTTGTGAACCGATCTAGGCGTGCCACGCCTTTTTTAACCGGGATAGTGTCCCCAAAACAGAAGACAGAAAGGATGAGTTTTCAATCATTTTATTCATCAGAACTTAGCTTAGTATAGGATACGttagtataaataaataaacaagtgGATAAAATTTGTATCTACTATCTAAATGTTTAAACGCGTATATCcttaaacctaacaacaacgaTATGTATCTAGAGTGTAGTAGCCCGCGTAGCCCCTCGCTTGGTTGCCATAGTCAAAGTCCTTGTTGTCGATGGCTTGTTAGACTCGGATGCTCCGGGGTGCTATTCTGTCCTGCTGGGATACGATTCTGTCCGGCTGGGATACTTTGATAGGACCCCGTCTGGCGGGTCGAAATCGGACACGACTTCGTTTGTGGCGAAGCTTACGATACATATGTAGGTCCTCTGTGAAAGaagaaatatttttaaattgtGTCCACAACTACATACTGATTCACTTACTCGTCTCGAAGCTATCCCAGCTTTTGATTCGGCGACGCATGAATGGGCGTCATGGCTGGCTCATGATGACGCGGCGCTAGCCGAATGCCAGAGCCGACGACCCTGGGATCCAATCCAGAAAGTTCCTTTGCGACATGTTCGGTGTATGAACTGGCATCAGCATTCTATGAATAATAGGTAATGTTTTATTGTCAGTGAAAGGATATTACTAATTGTTATTTAAATATACGGCTATGGGTTGACTAAGAAGTGTCCAATAATTAGCTAGACATGATTGGTACGACTATGTCGTCTATATTTTAATCTAAAACTAATCCCGTAGAGCTAGAAGGGTCAATGGAAATACTgttaaaaaaatattaaatataacttgaaacgagggggaacgttgtgagttgctgcggagaccgcaactctacagttatacccgatactaagtcagtatggctctcctccggcagacgccgctaatattaaacgacacgacaaagagtgcgtttTGCAGAAGTTACTACTTCCAGATGCTCCTCACCTGGCAACTAGAGCTGATCCAGAAAAGTCGAAAGATTTGTATGATCAGTTGTTAAGAAAAATGGTAAACAATACTATGAATTCGGTCCACAGAACTCTAGACATCATCATGTCATATAGGGACCAACGTTTGACCCAAAAAGTGTTACATTATTAGTAAAGAATCGGATCAGTAAAAAGCACTGGGTAAATGAATTAGTGATTGAGTCTAAAATGCGATGGGCAGAGGTACAAGAAATAGTCTCGGATTGTTTAAAAAAGCAAGACAATCGTATATATAATTATATGCGTTATTTGCTAGAAAATCGTAAGCGGTAAAACATTTTTACACGTTATATATAATGTGTTTTAAGTGCATGTGCCTGAATAAATGTTTAATACCCCTTTAGCTTATCCTATTATTATCCCTTTATCCTATTATTGTTTACGTATGCAGCCTCAGCTAATATGTAATTAAAGCGAAATGACTTGTACTTTAAGAATAAAATGGTGTATAACGCGCATTAGAATGTACCTAACATCTTTTAGAAATTAGTTGGTAGATAATGTTCACCCTACGGCAATATAAAAGAACAAATAATCAATTCTATTCCAGCAACACTGTTATTGGCTTTTTGTTGTGAAACGGTCCAAATCATACTATCAGTCATGACTTCTTCCCCTTTACAAAAGTAAACAATTGAGGAGTATTTCAAGAAACTTTTATAGAAAATTCGGTGGAAAGGTTGGCAACAAGATAAGCTAAGAAAATGGAAAGCGTTGTTATGAGTTCGGTCCAGACAATTTCAAGCCAGGATGTATCATAGAAGAATTCATGGTTGACGACAAAGAAGTTATTTTTTTGGTTCTGAATCGGATGAGCGGGGAGCACTGGAATAATGACAGAGTGATTAAGTGGAAACCAGGTCAATAGTTTCAGAAAATTTATGCATCAAAATCGTAGATAAATTCATTATAATATTGTATTGGTCGCTTGTGAAAATCATGTTAAATTGTTTAGAATTTTGAAACAAGGAGTGCGGCTTTCAAATTTACTTTGATAATAAGTATTTGCCATTCCACGTAAATGAAGTTAAAAAGCACCATATAGTAGCACCATTCCCATCACTAACATTAAAAGCTTctttttgttgtgaaatattttgTATGATTTCGAGCTACCACCAAACAACCCGACCATTTAAAAGGTTGGCCCTCAGTGCTTATTGCCTAATTGTTGCACAGATATTCATAAAGAAAGCATATATTGTagtaaaaaacgagggggaacgttgtgagttgctccagacaccgcaactctacagctatacccgatactaagtcagtatggctctcctccggcagacgcagctaatgttaaacgacacgacaaagattgcgtgcgagagagacagaaaatcagtctgagcgtgacgtcgggcgctgcgaagccagtgcaaattgatttgttccttttggctataaaaattatctgatctggtccagattcagcaatctgatagatatggtcattatctatgattctgcgtttttagttttctcaaatgtgcaatattgtggatgcaacagattttcgtcctttgtgggggcggaagggggtgtggcgaaattctgagatatacgttttatagtgagatctaacagaagtggataccaaatttggttactctagccttaatagtctctgagatttgtggatgccccagtttttcgtcctttgcgggggcggaagggggtgtggcgaaatttggacacgaaacggtcaaggtccgatatcacaggagtgtggataccaaatttggttgctctggctcttataggttttgagatccttgaactcatattttgcaattggcaaaaccgaccatgaaacctgtgtgttagagagagacagaacgagaaagaatgaaattgttttcttgattctggctataataattatacgatctggttgagatcttacattctaaaacatatagttatcctctacgattctgcgtttatggttttatcgtatctttaaaaatgttgatgccacagattttcatcctttgtgggggcggaagtgggcggggcgaagttttgaaatatttttgtagcagtgacatatcacagaagtctggatccaaaacatcgttgctctagctcttatagtctttgagcactaggcgctgaaggggacggacagacggacggacagacggacggacggacagacggacagagggacagacggacagacagacagggctcaatcgactcggctattgatgctgatcaagaatatatatactttatggggtcggaaacgattccttctggacgttacacacatccacttttaccacaaatctaatataccccaatactcattttgagtatcgggtatataaCAAACCCAAAGCAATGGTAGTCGAAACAAACAACAGTGCCAGTAATGACTCCATCGATCAAATTGAGTTATCCCAAGGTCCAGTGATGAATATTTCTGGGAGACGTCGAGACACTCCTCGCAttagggggaaaaagaagaCGGCTGATGCTAAAGATGCAGGGCAGGGACAGCCCAAAATCAGCCCTAGAACATTTCCAACGATCCTAAGTAGAATTCTGTTGAAATGTAGCTCTCCACCACCACTGCCCCCAAGCGATCCGTACAAAGTCGACTACACACAGAAGCTGTGTTTCCTGCGTGTAAAAAAACCAGTCGAACGGAAGCGCTTATACCATATGTTCCTGTCGACGTCTACGCCTCTAGGCAACGACTTCGAGAAAGTGAATTCTATGTACAGGAATAAAGCAGACTTTAAAATTGACCACCAATTCAGCGTGGGCACAATCTGTGCAGGATCACTGTACCGCAGAGTTCAGAAACACTTTTCCGATGCTACGTGGAACAAGCAAGGGAATGTTTTTGAAATGGAAATGATTGGAGAGTGTGACGCCTATGGGGTTCAAAATAAAGTGTATCAGATGCACAGTGAGGAAGTGGAAAAACTATTTAATTACATAAAGTACTTGAGCATTACAAAGAGCTGAACCAAAACTGTCTTTAAATATCTGAGTTGTGATTGTTTTTTACATCTTTATTAAAACTCGTCTTTAAACATACTTGTAGTATGGGTTGTTTCTTGGTTAAAGCAACTTCCTATAACTAATCTTAAATTGTGTGAACCCATAGTGGCTCAGTAGCTGTTCTAGTATGTATCCGTTTGTTACAAAAAACACTGCGCCCTGCAGTCCAATCCAGTTGAAGCTGTTCCAGGTTTTGaactccagcagcagccacaccGCCTGGGCCAGCAGCCAAAGGACCAACAGGAATATGGATCGGCTCCACGACAGGAGTTTGAAGTTGTTCAGGCACAGGGGCAGGATCGCCAAGTACCAGATGAAGTATTGTGAGGTCACCACGGAGTTGTAGGTAACGCTTACAAAGGCCACGGTGAAGATGCAAAACGGCAGCGTCTGACGAAACTGGCCAAAGCTCAAGCTCAGGTAGAGAATGAGGCAAAGCTGCGGAGCTACTAACAGCAGCTTC is part of the Drosophila miranda strain MSH22 chromosome Y unlocalized genomic scaffold, D.miranda_PacBio2.1 Contig_Y1_pilon, whole genome shotgun sequence genome and harbors:
- the LOC108160154 gene encoding uncharacterized protein LOC108160154: MVVETNNSASNDSIDQIELSQGPVMNISGRRRDTPRIRGKKKTADAKDAGQGQPKISPRTFPTILSRILLKCSSPPPLPPSDPYKVDYTQKLCFLRVKKPVERKRLYHMFLSTSTPLGNDFEKVNSMYRNKADFKIDHQFSVGTICAGSLYRRVQKHFSDATWNKQGNVFEMEMIGECDAYGVQNKVYQMHSEEVEKLFNYIKYLSITKS